One window of the Xiphophorus couchianus chromosome 12, X_couchianus-1.0, whole genome shotgun sequence genome contains the following:
- the lrrc8ab gene encoding volume-regulated anion channel subunit LRRC8A — translation MIPITELRYFVDTQPAYRILKPWWDVFTDYISIVMLMISVFGGTLQITQDKMICLPCKWIVNETCKKNLSSTLSTSFLLEPKGIQYNLDRHQYNYVDAVCYENKLHWFAKYFPYLVLLHTLIFLACSNFWFKFPRTSSKLEHFVSILLKCFDSPWTTRALSETVVEESDPKPMKMNGSFDHKESVISEDVEASVPMIQKTKTRFEQGIVDRTETGVLDKKEGEQAKALFEKVKKFRIHVEEGDIVYRLYIRQTIIKVIKFILIICYTGYYVQDIQFNVDCSVNIENLTGYRVYHCAHPLATLFKILACFYICLVVVYGLICMYTLCWMLRRSLKKYSFESIREESSYSDIPDVKNDFAFMLHMIDQYDPLYSKRFAVFLSEVSENKLRQLNLNNEWTLDKLRQRITKNSQEKLELHLFMLSGIPDTVFDLMELEVLKLELIPDVTIPPIIAQLVNLREMWLYHTPAKIEAPALAFLRENLKSLHIKFTDIKEIPLWIYSLKNLSELHLTGNLSAENNRYIVIDGLRELKRLKVLRLKSNLTKLPQVVTDVGLHLQKLSINNEGTKLMVLNSLKKMVNLTELELIRCDLERIPHSIFSLHNLQEIDLKDNNLKTIEEIISFQHLHRLVCLKLWYNQIAYIPIQIGTLTNLEKLHLNRNKIEKIPSQLFYCRKLRVLDLSHNNLTCIPTDIGYLQNLQYMAVTANRIETLPNELFQCKKLRTLNLGNNCLQSLPSRFGELTALTQLELRGNRLECLPVELGECRLLKRSGLVVEEDLFNTLPTEAKEQLWKTDKEQA, via the exons ATGATCCCCATCACTGAGCTGCGGTACTTCGTGGACACACAGCCAGCATACCGCATCCTGAAACCATGGTGGGATGTGTTCACCGACTACATCTCCATTGTTATGCTCATGATTTCTGTGTTTGGCGGCACACTTCAGATCACCCAGGACAAGATGATCTGCCTTCCCTGCAAATGGATCGTCAATGAAACCTGTAAAAAGAACTTAAGCTCCACCCTGTCCACATCCTTCCTACTGGAGCCTAAAGGGATCCAGTACAATCTGGACCGCCATCAGTACAATTACGTTGATGCAGTGTGCTATGAAAATAAGTTACACTGGTTCGCCAAGTACTTCCCCTACTTGGTATTACTCCACACTCTTATTTTTCTAGCCTGTAGCAACTTTTGGTTTAAATTTCCTCGGACTAGCTCCAAACTAGAACACTTTGTATCCATCTTGCTTAAATGTTTTGACTCTCCATGGACAACCAGGGCACTGTCAGAGACGGTGGTCGAAGAAAGCGATCCCAAACCAATGAAGATGAATGGATCGTTTGACCACAAGGAGTCTGTGATAAGTGAGGATGTTGAAGCAAGCGTTCCAATGATTCAGAAAACAAAGACGCGTTTTGAGCAAGGCATCGTTGATAGAACTGAAACGGGGGTTTTGGACAAGAAAGAAGGAGAACAGGCAAAAGCCctgtttgaaaaagtaaaaaagttcCGTATCCACGTGGAAGAAGGAGACATTGTGTACAGATTATACATCCGTCAGACTATCATCAAAgtaatcaagtttattttaataatctgcTACACGGGGTATTACGTTCAAGACATTCAGTTTAATGTGGACTGCTCTGTGAATATAGAAAACCTGACTGGTTACAGAGTGTACCACTGTGCTCATCCACTGGcgacactttttaaaatcttggcGTGTTTCTACATTTGCTTAGTGGTCGTGTATGGACTAATCTGCATGTACACACTCTGCTGGATGCTGCGGCGCTCTCTGAAGAAGTACTCCTTCGAATCTATCAGGGAAGAGAGCAGTTACAGCGACATACCTGACGTGAAGAATGACTTTGCATTTATGTTGCACATGATAGACCAGTATGATCCTCTGTACTCCAAACGTTTCGCTGTGTTCCTCTCAGAAGTCAGTGAAAATAAGCTGAGACAGCTCAACCTGAACAATGAGTGGACACTTGACAAGCTCAGGCAGAGGATAACCAAGAACTCTCAGGAGAAGTTGGAGTTGCACCTTTTCATGCTGAGCGGCATTCCAGATACAGTGTTCGATCTGATGGAGTTGGAGGTTCTCAAATTGGAGCTTATCCCAGATGTTACCATCCCACCAATCATTGCGCAACTCGTCAACCTCAGAGAGATGTGGCTCTATCACACTCCGGCCAAAATCGAAGCTCCCGCCTTGGCTTTTTTGCGAGAGAACCTCAAGTCTCTTCACATCAAGTTCACCGACATTAAAGAAATTCCTTTATGGATTTACAGTTTAAAGAACCTCAGTGAGCTTCATCTCACAGGGAACCTGAGTGCTGAGAATAACCGTTATATTGTCATCGATGGGCTCCGTGAGCTCAAGAGGCTCAAAGTTCTCCGCCTGAAGAGCAACCTCACCAAGCTACCTCAAGTTGTGACTGACGTGGGTTTACACCTCCAGAAGCTCTCTATCAACAATGAAGGCACCAAGCTGATGGTGCTGAACAGCCTGAAGAAGATGGTGAACCTCACCGAGCTGGAACTCATTCGCTGTGACCTGGAGCGCATCCCCCACTCCATCTTCAGTTTGCACAACCTACAGGAAATTGATTTGAAGGACAACAACCTAAAGACCATTGAGGAAATAATCAGCTTCCAGCACCTTCATCGGCTGGTGTGCTTAAAGCTCTGGTACAACCAGATTGCCTACATTCCCATTCAGATTGGCACTCTGACCAACTTGGAAAAGCTGcatctgaacagaaacaagaTTGAAAAGATTCCCAGCCAATTGTTTTATTGCCGGAAGCTACGAGTCTTGGACTTGAGCCACAACAACTTGACTTGCATTCCAACAGATATTGGTTACCTTCAGAATCTACAGTACATGGCAGTGACAGCCAACCGG ATCGAGACACTGCCAAATGAGCTGTTCCAGTGCAAAAAGCTTCGCACCTTGAACCTGGGGAACAACTGCCTCCAGTCCCTTCCATCACGCTTTGGAGAGCTGACCGCACTGACTCAGCTGGAGCTCAGAGGAAACCGTCTGGAGTGTTTGCCCGTGGAGCTGGGAGAGTGCAGACTGCTGAAGAGAAGCGGTCTTGTGGTCGAAGAGGACCTCTTCAACACGCTGCCCACCGAGGCTAAGGAGCAGTTGTGGAAAACTGACAAAGAACAAGCATGA
- the ppil3 gene encoding peptidyl-prolyl cis-trans isomerase-like 3 yields MHHSIEATFEMAVTLHTDLGEIKIELFCERAPKSCENFLALCASGLYNGCSFHRNIKGFMVQTGDPTGTGKGGTSIWGRKFEDEFSEHLKHNVRGVVSMANNGPNTNGSQFFFTYAKQPHLDMKYTVFGKIIDGLETLDELEKLPVNEKTFRPLTESRIKDVTIHANPFAG; encoded by the exons ATGCACCACAGCATAGAAGCAACATTTGAAATG gCAGTTACCCTCCACACAGATCTGGGAGAGATTAAGATTGAGCTGTTCTGTGAGCGCGCTCCTAAATCGTGTGAG aACTTCCTGGCTTTGTGTGCAAGTGGGTTGTACAATGGTTGCTCCTTTCATCGAAACATAAAAGGCTTTATGGTTCAAACCGGAGACCCGACAG GCACAGGCAAAGGAGGAACAAGTATATGGGGTCGTAAATTTGAAGATGAATTCAGTGAGCACTTAAAG caCAATGTCAGAGGAGTGGTGTCGATGGCAAATAATGGCCCCAACACCAATGGTTCCCAGTTTTTCTTCACATATGCCAAACAACCTCATCTGGACATGAAGTACACAGTGTTTGGAAA GATTATCGATGGTCTGGAAACGCTGGACGAGCTGGAGAAGCTGCCAGTGAATGAGAAGACATTCCGGCCGCTCACTGAGAGCCGGATAAAGGACGTGACCATTCATGCCAACCCATTTGCTGGATAG